A window from Chiroxiphia lanceolata isolate bChiLan1 chromosome 3, bChiLan1.pri, whole genome shotgun sequence encodes these proteins:
- the ADGRF4 gene encoding adhesion G protein-coupled receptor F4 yields the protein MFDNQGAFSFAIIRVQREESSKCSMMDVRVVCFLLLWAVHFFPATPHSALRVLGRESKTGNEQDTCINVIPCQDNGAICIQPCSPSFHGETSFVCEDRKWQMLFDACANLDVQSLFQRISESGLLPCSGGHVAGEHLPFVAGGKPGHGKPGDGPKHFGADDHGNRSCQADFSCIIPDILSSPAIPGNIADIVDLLKKISLLLSANVTRAKMQSYSRIANHILNSSIISNWAFVRDRNAGSELLDSVNLFAGKLLLRNGSESVQEPFIATKGYSIHRNTSGTSFDFSMEFNNTGNITGHVMIPEEELLKLPRASKAISIAFPTLGAVMESARSDPGFVNGMVLSVSLPEELQRVSLTFEKVHKLEQVEAQCVGWHSAERRWDSRACRMQLDTVSSVVCVCSHQRRTYKSFSILMSPATPRSVVLDYITRVGLGFSILSLVLCLVIEAVVWHHVTKTEITYMRHFCLVNIAASLLVADVLFILAAIVHNTTLNYQLCVAATFFLHFFYLALFFWMFTLGLLILYGLLLIFFKVTRSVFMAAAFSIGYGCPLVISVLTVAITEPKNGYLRSGACWLNWYETKALLAFVVPALSIIVVNLVVVVVVVVKTGRSSVGEGCKSQDLSSMIRISKNVALLTPLLGLTWGFGLATILDSRSLAFHITFALLNAFQGFFILLFGTLLDRKTREALRMNCLSSRRKWGLEKS from the exons ATGTTTGACAATCAAGGGGCATTCAGTTTTGCCATCATAAGGGTTCAGAGG gaggaaagcagcaaaTGCTCAATGATGGATGTGAGGGTGGTCTGCTTCCTGCTCCTTTGGGCTGTGCACTTCTTCCCGGCCACACCACACAGTGCTCTCAGG GTTCTCGGTAGGGAATCAAAGACTGGTAATGAGCAAG atacCTGTATAAATGTCATTCCCTGCCAAGACAATGGAGCTATTTGTATTCAGCCTTGCTCTCCCTCCTTCCACGGGGAGACAAGCTTCGTCTGTGAAGACAGAAAGTGGCAAATGTTGTTTGATGCCTGTGCAAACTTGGATGTTCAGTCCCTTTTCCAG AGGATATCTGAAAGTGGACTCCTTCCATGCTCTGGAGGACATGTTGCTGGAGAACATCTTCCTTTTGTAGCAGGAGGAAAGCCAGGGCATGGGAAGCCTGGAGATGGGCCAAAACATTTTGGTGCTGATGACCATGGGAATAGGAGCTGCCAAGCTGATTTTTCGTGCATCATCCCAGATATCCTGTCTTCACCAGCCATTCCAGGAAACATAGCTGATATAGTGGATTTGCTGAAGAAGATTTCTCTGTTGTTATCAGCGAATGTCACTAGAGCAAAAATGCAG AGCTACAGCAGGATAGCAAACCATATTCTGAACAGCTCCATCATTTCCAACTGGGCTTTTGTAAGGGACAGAAATGCTGGTTCAGAATTACTGGACTCCGTGAATTTGTTTGCTGGGAAGCTTCTTCTAAGGAATGGGTCGGAAAGTGTGCAGGAGCCCTTCATCGCTACAAAAGGCTACAGCATACATAGAAACACTTCAGGAACGAGCTTTGATTTTTCTATGGAGTTCAATAACACAGGCAACATCACTGGGCATGTGATGATCCCAGAAGAAGAGCTTTTGAAATTGCCCAGGGCTTCCAAGGCCATCAGCATCGCATTCCCAACGCTCGGGGCCGTTATGGAGAGTGCCCGGTCGGACCCCGGGTTTGTGAACGGGATGGTGTTGTCGGTGTCTCTGCCGGAGGAGCTCCAGCGGGTTTCGCTCACCTTTGAGAAGGTGCATaagctggagcaggtggaggcCCAGTGTGTGGGGTGGCACTCTGCTGAGCGGCGCTGGGACAGCCGGGCGTGCAGGATGCAGTTGGACACCGTCAGCAGCGTGGTTTGTGTCTGCTCCCACCAGCGCCGGACCTACAAGTCCTTCTCCATTCTGATGTCCCCTGCGACGCCGCGGAGCGTGGTGCTGGATTACATCACTAGGGTGGGCTTAGGCTTTTCCATTCTCAGCCTGGTTCTCTGCCTTGTCATCGAGGCTGTTGTCTGGCACCACGTcacaaaaactgaaataacCTACATGCGCCACTTCTGTTTGGTCAACATTGCTGCGTCGCTGCTCGTTGCTGATGTTTTGTTCATCCTGGCAGCTATTGTGCACAATACAACCCTGAACTACCAGTTGTGTGTAGCAGccacttttttccttcactttttctACCTTGCCTTGTTTTTTTGGATGTTTACACTGGGCCTCTTGATTCTCTATggattattattaattttttttaaggtaacGAGATCTGTGTTCATGGCTGCAGCATTCTCTATTGGATATGGATGTCCCTTGGTCATATCTGTCCTCACTGTTGCCATCACTGAACCAAAGAATGGGTATTTAAGGAGTGGAGCCTGCTGGCTCAATTGGTATGAGACAAAAGCCCTTTTGGCCTTTGTCGTGCCTGCTCTGAGCATCATTGTGGTGAatctggtggtggtggtggtggttgtggtgAAGACTGGGAGATCCTCTGTTGGAGAAGGCTGCAAGTCACAAGATTTGAGCAGCATGATCCGAATCAGCAAAAACGTTGCCCTTCTGACGCCTCTTCTGGGTCTCACCTGGGGGTTTGGATTGGCCACGATTCTCGACAGCCGATCCCTGGCGTTCCACATCACGTTCGCGCTGCTGAACGCCTTCCAG GGATTCTTCATCCTGTTGTTTGGGACACTTCTGGACAGAAAG ACAAGAGAAGCCTTAAGGATGAACTGCCTTTCATCAAGACGGAAGTGGGGTCTAGAAAAg tcctAG